The stretch of DNA AAAAACGGATCGCCAGAGACAAAAATCAAAATGGAAGCGTTGAGGCTTCGATATTTTTGAACCAAGTTTTCCATCTTTCCCTTAATGGGTATCCAATGATGTTTGGCAGGCAACAAGTCTTGAACAAGCTCATAATGTCGAGTTCCGCCTGAGTAGTAGTATCCAGCCTTCACCAAAGCCTCAACTTCTGGACTAAAGGATGGATTCTTTTTATTTCCAATTCCAATCAAATAAATAACCATTTGTTCTAGTTTGTCCATGCCTTTTATGGATTACAATTGTTATAACCATTGGTATAAATAACTTCTTCCATTTGTTTGCGTTTTTCCCATTTTAGAAGCTCTAATTCTGGAACCTTATAAAAATGGTCAACATAACCCAGACAAAGGTATCCTACTAATTTTCGATTGGAGGGGACTTTTAGAATAGAACAAATCTTGTCTGGATCAACAATACTAACCCAACCCAAGCCTACGTTTAAAGATCGAGCCATCAACCACATATTTTGTATCGCACAAACCACACTATAGGTTCCCATTTCAGGCATTGAAGTTTGCCCCAAAACAGGTCCCTTGCTGGGGTTATAAAAAACAGCAATATTCAAAGGCGCCTCGATAATTCCTTCTAATTTTAATTGTTGGTATTGATCCTGTTTTCGTTCAAACTGGTTAGCTGCTTTTTGATTTTCTAGATCAAAAGATGCTCGAATTGCTTTTTTTACCTTAAGATCATCAATTAGGACAAATTCCCAAGGTTGTGAAAACCCAACAGAAGGCGCATTAACCCCTGCAAATAAAATTTTGTGGATAATATCTGGTGGCAGTGGTTGGGGCAAAAAATGATTCCCTCTCACATCTCTTCTGTGCAAAAGAATCGATTCTAAAACAGCAGTATCGTTAGCATTAAATGTTTTCATTGATGTTCAGCTTTTGGCAATCATTTTTATAAAAATTCCGTGGCATCCTCTAAGGTAAAGGCAGCATTAACGATAGCAGCTGCTACATTACTTCCACCTCGGTTGCCCTCTACAGTAACCCAATTGGTTCCTTTTGCCTGTACTAATTGTTCTTTAGATTCTATAACATTTACAAAACCTACTGGTGTTCCCACAATCCCTACAGGTTTAAACGTTTCATTTTCTTTCAATTGCTCCGTTAACTCAATCAATGCAGTTGGAGCATTCCCAATAACAAATAAGGCATTGGGGTGTTTTTCAATCGCTATGCGTATTCCTGCTTGCGATCGTGTCAAATTTTCTTTAGCTGCCAAGGCTAAAGTGGCTTCTTCATTGAGGTAACAATGAATTTCATTGGCATACTTTTTACTAAATGCCTTTGTAATTCCTGCTTTTACCATCGTGACATCGGTAACAATAACCCCACCTTTGACGAGGTAGTCGTGCCATTTTTCTATTGCCTGTTCAGAACCCTTAAAATACTGGTGATCTTCTAAAATTCCCGTTGTGTGAATTAGGCGAGTAATTGCCCATTTTTCTGCCAAGGTTTTTGGTAAATGCTGGATGTGACTGGTTACGATTCGGAAGCTTTCTTGTTGAATTTCTTTTCCCGTTTTTGGTTTACGGTTCAAATAGCCCCTTGGGGTTACCAAGTTATTTTTAAACTGGAAGGTTTGAGAATTCCCAAACATAACCAAACAAAACATATCTACTGTATCTGGATCAAATGCACCCAACGTTGTCAATTCTATGGATTCCTCTGGTCGAGTCACTTGGCGGACAATCGCCACTGGTGTATCGGCAGCACGTTCTTCTAGAAAGATATTTTTGCAGCACGTCAATTGCCAATGTCTCTTTTTGCTCCTAGGGTTATAAAAGCTAGTTACAAAATCGCCTGCTGCTGCTGCCTTTATTCGCTTTTCAATAACATTCCAAGGCGTCATTAAATCAGAAAGCGAAATGCAGCAAAAATCATGTCCTAGTGGTGCCCCCAGTTTGCTACCTGCTGCCAAAAAAGCCGAAACGCCTGGCAAGGTTTCCAATTCTATTTGTTCTAAATTCTGCTGGGCTACCATTTCATAAACAATAGCTGCCATAGAATAGATGCTAGCATCTCCAGAACCAATGACAACGACATTTTGCCCCATTAAGGCTTTTTCAATAGCGGCGGCAGCCCTCGCTTCTTCTTTGCCCAATGGCATTCCTATAAATTCTGCTTTCTCAGCTGCGAAAGGGGCTGCAAATTGAAAATAATAGGTATAGCCTATAATAACATCGGCTGCTCCTAATGCTTTTTTGACAATTGGCAATAAATAATCAAGTCCTCCAGGACCTAAACCCGCTACTGTTATTTTCATATTCGAACTATTATTAGTGAAAAATAAGGAATATCACGATTCATAATTTCATTCCAATTGGTGCTCATAAATTGCTGAGCGGTTCCAAGTCGTTCGAAATAATAAATTTCAGCATTTTCATGCTGACTCAAAACTTCTTGGATTAGCCCAATCGAAGACTTTATCTTCATTAAAACAAGACAACTAAAAGCCGCTAAAGCTTCCTCCAAAATCCCTTTATCTTGAACCCTTGGCAAAATAATGAGTGGTTCGTCTTGGAGACACAAAGGAATTTGTTGCTGCGCTGCGGCCAAACTATAGGAACTAATTCCAGGAACTAATTCCACCTCTAAATGATGTTTTTTTATTCGACGGAGCAAGTAAGCAAAGGAACTGTAAGTACTAATATCACCTTCGCTAACAATGGCAATAGAACGACCTGCTTTATAATCGGATAAAATATACTCAAATGCATTCGAATAGGTAAGTTCAGCAGCCGTTCTATCTAAATTCATGGCGAGGTAAAACCCCTTGCATTTTTGAAGGTCCAGATCATACTGCTCCATAATACTCAAGGCATAACTAGATTTTCTGCCGCTAGAAAACAAAGCCCCAGGGTAGTAAATTACATCCACTGTTTTAAGAATGTCCAAACCTTTGACCGTAATTAAGTCAGGATCTCCAGGACCTAGTGCCACGCCAAAAATACAGGGCTTTTTTATGTTATGATTTTTCTTCATTTTTATATTCCCAATGCCTTTTTAAATGCGACAAGCAATCCTTTTTTTTCTCCTACTTTTTCATCTTCTTCAAATAAAACCCCTCTAACATTTAGATGATGTCCAACTTGCTCTAAACCTTGACAATGTTCAACACCTACAATCTGTTTGCGATACTTGCACAATTGGCAATTCATATTGGCTGTTCCATTGATAATTTCTTCCAAACGCTCATCAAATGCTTGAAGGATTAACTCATCCGTTCCAAATGCAGCTGTGCAAACATATTGGCTGTTTCCTTCAAAATTATTTAGTTGTTGTATCACTCGTTGTAATAAAATCCCTGTAAAGAAAAAGAATGGAATTGCTATCACTCGCTCAAACCCTAATCTATCGACTCTTGGCAATGCCTCAGGAATGGCGGGATAAGCTGTGCCGCTATAAGCAACTGTAGTGAAACCAAAGCCCATTCCTTCGCCTATGATGCAAGCCAATTTATGCACATCAGAATTTGCATCTGGATCGGTTGTCCCTCTGCCAACGACCAACAAACAACAATCTTTTCTGTCGATAGGACTCCGTTCAGCCTCCGTTTCTAAAACTCGTTTTTTTGCCAATTCTACCAAAAAAGAACTTACCCCAATATGACGCCCCATTTTAATGGTCAAATCAGGATAATAGCTTTGAATGGTATTCATTTCGTAGGGAATATCATTTTTGGCGTGTGATCCAGCAAATAAAATAACAGGGAGGGCATAAATTTCCCGAATTCCCTTTTGGTACATTCGTTCTACAGCCGCTTCATAGACAGGATGATTAAATTCTAAAAAACCATAATCTACTTCGTAATCGCTGTAGCGTTTTTTGAGCAGTTCAATCAATGACTTAAAAGCATCTGTCCCTGATTTTGTCCTACTTCCGTGCCCACAAAGCAAAATTCCTTTTTTGGTCATCGTTGTTCAATTTTTTTTACTCCAACAATAAATACAACAGGCATTTCTAAAGCCGATTTTTTAACATCTATTTCTATAGTTTCTAAAGTAGATTGAAGTAATGTTTCATTGGTTCTAGAAACATTTGAAATGGCATTAATAGGAATGGTAGGGTCTCCACAAACCTCCAATAATTTGGGGATTAATTTATTCAGGCTTCGAAGTCCCATATACAGCGCCAAGGCATTACCAGCCTTCAATAATTCGGCAATGCCTTTGAGTTGCTCAAAAGAATAATCGGCGGTATGAGCCGTACAAATAAGTACAGCATTGGATTGGGAACGTTCGGTTAATGGAATATTATGCTGGTTGGCTGCTGCCAAAGCTGCGGATATACCAGGAACAACCGAAAATGGAATTTGAAGCCCCTTTAGGAAACGGGCTTCTTCCGCAGCTCTTCCATAAATATAAGGGTCGCCCGACTTTAACCGTACTACTTTTTTGCCTTGATGATACGATTGAGCAAGCAGTTGATTAATTTTATCTTGCCGTTCTTTTTGATTCGATTGATCTCCATATTTCCGACCAACATAAATTAACTCCGCCTTGGCATTTAACGCTAAAATTTCATTGGATACCAAATTATCGTGAAGAATAACTTCTGCGGACTGGAGCAATTTGTAAGCCTTTCGAGTCAGTAAGGAAGGATCGCCTGGACCTGCTCCAATAATGGCAATTTCTCCAAGTTGTTTTTCTTCAAAAATGAGTTCGGGATTCGCATATTGGTAGTCAAAATTAAGCAACCGTTTAGATTTAGAATTATCTATTATTTTGTACGTTTTTGTATCTGTTTCGCCAAATATAGGCGAGGGTAATTCCAGTTGTTGAGCGGCTTTGGTATAATACGCTTTTCGGATAGGATGCTCATCGGCACAACCGTTGATTAGTTCTCCGAAACAATTCAAATCAATAATCCGCTGAATCAAAGCAATCACATCTGTTCTGTGAATTAGATTAATTGGAACATCGGGATTTTTTAAGGCTCGTTTATTGGCTAAAAAACGCCCTGGATGCCGTTCTGGACCAATTAATCCAGCTAGGCGCAAGATTGTCAAATTAGCCCCAAAATGCTTCCGAAGCTTATTTTCTGCTGCTAAAACAGCTTTGCCAGATAATTTAGAAGGCCGTGCAGGATCGTCTTCTGTTATTCTTCTGTTCTCATTGGCATAAACGGCTGTAGAACTAATAAAAATCACCGAAATATTAGGATTCGTCCGTTGAACAATTTGTTCAATTTGTTGAGGATAGACCTCTGCTATATCATCAATGCGTTTGGGCGGAAAATTGATGATCAAAAGATCTACATTTTTCATAAAAACAGCCCAATCTCCTATAATTTCATCGCAATTGAGCTGGAGACGTCCTGTATAAAAAGGATGCCGTGCCAATAACAAGAGTTTATCTATACTGGTAGTAGAACCTATTATTTCATGACCAGCTTGATAGAGTTTTGTTGCCAAAGCCTCTCCAAGCCATCCCAAACCTATAATACTAATTCGCTTGCTCATTCCGTTGGATCTTTTAAACCTTGAAGTTGTATCGTTAACAAATAATTCCAAATTTGGGGCTCATTGTTTGCTAGATGAATACTAGCAATCACTTTTCCCATTTTGTTGGTGAAGCGAATTTTTCGCTGTTTTGTCTGTTGAACAATAAAATAGGTCGTTGATGTTATTTTATTTTGCTGTTCCTCTAAAGGTTCTGTCTTTGGTACAGCGCCTATATTCAAAGAAATATTTGCTCCATCGTCAAAGTGCAAGAAAAGCTTATAATCGTCCGTATAAGTAATGCCAGCTAGTGACTTTAGCGCAAAAGCTCGTTCCTTATTAAAGGTTATTGTCGTTTCTTTAGCATTTTCTTTTAAATACAAGAACAAAGGATAAAGATATTGATCCGAGCTAAACCCTTTAGTATACCAACAGTTGCCCCAAAGCGCATCTTCTTTTTCAAAAAAAGGCTTCGGAAGAATCCTTGGGCGTTCTTTGTCAGACTGAACAGCACTAAACCCATCCATATAAATTAGGTCAGATTTAAGCGGTTCGGATGTTGCTATGTGCGATTCAATAATTCGTGTAATTTTATCGGCAGACAATTCTTTGTACCAATAATTTCCCGATTGGACAATACAAGTAGGGGCATCCTCGCAGCGGCCATTGCAACGAGTTCGAATGGTATGTGTCTCATG from Aureispira anguillae encodes:
- the bluB gene encoding 5,6-dimethylbenzimidazole synthase produces the protein MKTFNANDTAVLESILLHRRDVRGNHFLPQPLPPDIIHKILFAGVNAPSVGFSQPWEFVLIDDLKVKKAIRASFDLENQKAANQFERKQDQYQQLKLEGIIEAPLNIAVFYNPSKGPVLGQTSMPEMGTYSVVCAIQNMWLMARSLNVGLGWVSIVDPDKICSILKVPSNRKLVGYLCLGYVDHFYKVPELELLKWEKRKQMEEVIYTNGYNNCNP
- the cobJ gene encoding precorrin-3B C(17)-methyltransferase; translated protein: MKITVAGLGPGGLDYLLPIVKKALGAADVIIGYTYYFQFAAPFAAEKAEFIGMPLGKEEARAAAAIEKALMGQNVVVIGSGDASIYSMAAIVYEMVAQQNLEQIELETLPGVSAFLAAGSKLGAPLGHDFCCISLSDLMTPWNVIEKRIKAAAAGDFVTSFYNPRSKKRHWQLTCCKNIFLEERAADTPVAIVRQVTRPEESIELTTLGAFDPDTVDMFCLVMFGNSQTFQFKNNLVTPRGYLNRKPKTGKEIQQESFRIVTSHIQHLPKTLAEKWAITRLIHTTGILEDHQYFKGSEQAIEKWHDYLVKGGVIVTDVTMVKAGITKAFSKKYANEIHCYLNEEATLALAAKENLTRSQAGIRIAIEKHPNALFVIGNAPTALIELTEQLKENETFKPVGIVGTPVGFVNVIESKEQLVQAKGTNWVTVEGNRGGSNVAAAIVNAAFTLEDATEFL
- the cobI gene encoding precorrin-2 C(20)-methyltransferase, which codes for MKKNHNIKKPCIFGVALGPGDPDLITVKGLDILKTVDVIYYPGALFSSGRKSSYALSIMEQYDLDLQKCKGFYLAMNLDRTAAELTYSNAFEYILSDYKAGRSIAIVSEGDISTYSSFAYLLRRIKKHHLEVELVPGISSYSLAAAQQQIPLCLQDEPLIILPRVQDKGILEEALAAFSCLVLMKIKSSIGLIQEVLSQHENAEIYYFERLGTAQQFMSTNWNEIMNRDIPYFSLIIVRI
- a CDS encoding sirohydrochlorin chelatase encodes the protein MTKKGILLCGHGSRTKSGTDAFKSLIELLKKRYSDYEVDYGFLEFNHPVYEAAVERMYQKGIREIYALPVILFAGSHAKNDIPYEMNTIQSYYPDLTIKMGRHIGVSSFLVELAKKRVLETEAERSPIDRKDCCLLVVGRGTTDPDANSDVHKLACIIGEGMGFGFTTVAYSGTAYPAIPEALPRVDRLGFERVIAIPFFFFTGILLQRVIQQLNNFEGNSQYVCTAAFGTDELILQAFDERLEEIINGTANMNCQLCKYRKQIVGVEHCQGLEQVGHHLNVRGVLFEEDEKVGEKKGLLVAFKKALGI
- the cobA gene encoding uroporphyrinogen-III C-methyltransferase — encoded protein: MSKRISIIGLGWLGEALATKLYQAGHEIIGSTTSIDKLLLLARHPFYTGRLQLNCDEIIGDWAVFMKNVDLLIINFPPKRIDDIAEVYPQQIEQIVQRTNPNISVIFISSTAVYANENRRITEDDPARPSKLSGKAVLAAENKLRKHFGANLTILRLAGLIGPERHPGRFLANKRALKNPDVPINLIHRTDVIALIQRIIDLNCFGELINGCADEHPIRKAYYTKAAQQLELPSPIFGETDTKTYKIIDNSKSKRLLNFDYQYANPELIFEEKQLGEIAIIGAGPGDPSLLTRKAYKLLQSAEVILHDNLVSNEILALNAKAELIYVGRKYGDQSNQKERQDKINQLLAQSYHQGKKVVRLKSGDPYIYGRAAEEARFLKGLQIPFSVVPGISAALAAANQHNIPLTERSQSNAVLICTAHTADYSFEQLKGIAELLKAGNALALYMGLRSLNKLIPKLLEVCGDPTIPINAISNVSRTNETLLQSTLETIEIDVKKSALEMPVVFIVGVKKIEQR
- a CDS encoding (2Fe-2S) ferredoxin domain-containing protein; this encodes MGKDLSKVTTTIYFCDGGSCRKAGSEQVVRTARAYLRNKDLWHETHTIRTRCNGRCEDAPTCIVQSGNYWYKELSADKITRIIESHIATSEPLKSDLIYMDGFSAVQSDKERPRILPKPFFEKEDALWGNCWYTKGFSSDQYLYPLFLYLKENAKETTITFNKERAFALKSLAGITYTDDYKLFLHFDDGANISLNIGAVPKTEPLEEQQNKITSTTYFIVQQTKQRKIRFTNKMGKVIASIHLANNEPQIWNYLLTIQLQGLKDPTE